One Bacteroidota bacterium genomic region harbors:
- the rplR gene encoding 50S ribosomal protein L18, which yields MDRLKKKRLRREKVRMRVRARVRGTAARPRLSVFRSNRYIYAQLIDDDRGYTLAAASSLEPEVRAVREGKTPTQIAFEVGRRLAERALAKGISKVVFDRNGYLYHGRVKALAEGAREGGLRF from the coding sequence ATGGATCGGTTGAAGAAGAAACGGCTGCGGCGCGAGAAGGTGCGCATGCGCGTGCGGGCCCGCGTTCGCGGCACGGCCGCACGGCCTCGTCTATCGGTTTTCCGAAGCAATCGCTACATCTACGCGCAGCTCATAGATGACGATCGGGGGTACACGCTTGCGGCGGCCTCCTCGCTAGAGCCGGAGGTGCGCGCTGTGCGCGAGGGCAAAACGCCCACCCAGATCGCCTTCGAGGTGGGCCGTCGCTTAGCCGAGCGCGCCCTGGCCAAGGGGATCAGCAAAGTGGTTTTCGATCGCAACGGCTACCTCTATCACGGTCGGGTGAAGGCTTTGGCCGAAGGCGCGCGCGAAGGGGGGCTGCGCTTCTGA
- the rpmD gene encoding 50S ribosomal protein L30, which translates to MTKKLLIRQKRSIIGEPERQKRTIRALGLGRPNWQVVHADTPTIRGMIARVAHLVEVHPIEEGTSGHGVA; encoded by the coding sequence ATGACCAAGAAGCTGCTCATTCGCCAAAAGCGCAGCATCATCGGCGAGCCCGAGCGACAGAAGCGCACGATCCGCGCCTTAGGCCTGGGTCGGCCCAACTGGCAGGTGGTGCACGCCGACACCCCCACGATCCGAGGGATGATCGCACGGGTGGCGCACTTGGTCGAGGTGCACCCAATCGAGGAAGGAACAAGCGGCCATGGAGTTGCATAA
- the yihA gene encoding ribosome biogenesis GTP-binding protein YihA/YsxC has product MRIQSAELARSALRWEDLPREGLPEVAFLGRSNVGKSSLINALLGRPGLARTSSQPGKTRTLNFYLINRAFYFVDLPGLGYARVSQQERAQWNALLERYVLERTGLRGLLHLVDSRLSPQRIDQAIAAWAPQQRFAYALVLTKTDKLSREALRRQEATWRALLGSDRVPIFVTSALRGLGLRELWRHIEAMLNQGA; this is encoded by the coding sequence ATGCGCATTCAATCGGCCGAATTGGCCCGCAGCGCCCTCCGGTGGGAGGATCTCCCCCGGGAAGGGCTGCCTGAGGTGGCGTTTCTAGGTCGCTCCAACGTGGGCAAATCCTCACTGATCAACGCTCTGCTGGGGCGCCCGGGTCTGGCGCGCACGTCTTCGCAGCCGGGCAAGACGCGCACGCTTAACTTCTACCTCATCAACCGGGCCTTTTACTTCGTGGATTTGCCCGGCTTAGGTTACGCGCGTGTATCGCAGCAAGAGCGCGCCCAATGGAATGCTCTCCTGGAACGTTACGTCCTGGAACGCACCGGTCTGCGAGGACTACTGCATCTAGTCGATAGCCGCTTGTCGCCTCAACGCATCGATCAGGCCATCGCGGCGTGGGCGCCCCAGCAGCGCTTCGCTTACGCGCTGGTGCTTACGAAGACGGATAAGCTCTCCCGAGAGGCGCTTCGCCGCCAAGAGGCCACCTGGCGCGCGCTGCTGGGCTCGGATCGGGTGCCGATATTCGTCACCTCTGCCCTTCGCGGGTTGGGCCTGCGGGAGTTGTGGCGACACATAGAGGCGATGCTTAATCAGGGGGCATAG
- the secY gene encoding preprotein translocase subunit SecY translates to MSTFAETLRNIFKIEELRQRILYTLGILIVYRIGAHITLPGVDAARLVDEVSGQRTSDLFGMFDLFVGGAFSQAGVFALGIMPYITASIIIQLMGAVVPYLQKLQREGEEGRRRIIQMTRYGTVLITAMQSIGYAVYLRSRFPGAIVVSPGLFTFTTMVVLTAGTIFVMWLGERITDRGIGNGISLLIMVGIVARLPVNLYNELITRANLIIFLSELAVLVLIVAAVVLVTQGTRRIPVQYAKRVVGRKVYGGTTQYLPLRVNAAGVMPIIFAQSIMFIPSTIATFFPNSEAMQTVGAWFADHTGVGYSLLFAVLIVFFTYFYTAIAVNPKDMADTMKRQGGFIPGIRPGKQTADFIDNILTRITLPGSIFLALVAILPAVAVRVGITPGFAQFYGGTSLLIIVGVALDTLRQIESHLLMRHYEGFSRAGRIRGRTGF, encoded by the coding sequence ATGAGCACGTTCGCCGAGACGCTGCGCAACATTTTTAAGATCGAAGAGCTGCGGCAGCGCATCCTGTACACGCTCGGGATCCTGATCGTATACCGGATCGGGGCCCACATCACCCTGCCCGGCGTGGACGCGGCCCGGCTTGTCGACGAAGTCAGCGGGCAGCGCACAAGCGACCTCTTCGGTATGTTCGATCTTTTCGTGGGTGGGGCCTTCAGTCAGGCCGGCGTCTTCGCCCTGGGGATCATGCCTTATATCACGGCCTCGATCATCATCCAGCTGATGGGCGCCGTGGTGCCATACCTGCAGAAGCTGCAGCGCGAAGGAGAAGAGGGACGCCGCCGGATCATCCAGATGACCCGATACGGAACCGTGCTGATCACGGCCATGCAGTCGATCGGCTACGCCGTCTATTTGCGCAGCCGCTTCCCGGGCGCCATCGTGGTCAGCCCCGGGCTGTTTACGTTCACCACGATGGTGGTGCTCACAGCGGGCACGATCTTCGTCATGTGGCTCGGGGAACGGATCACCGACCGCGGGATCGGCAACGGGATTTCGCTGCTCATCATGGTCGGGATCGTGGCTCGGCTGCCCGTGAATCTGTACAACGAGCTCATCACACGAGCGAACTTGATCATCTTCTTAAGCGAGCTTGCCGTTTTGGTCCTGATCGTGGCCGCGGTCGTGCTCGTAACCCAAGGCACCCGGCGCATTCCGGTGCAATACGCCAAGCGCGTAGTGGGCCGCAAAGTCTACGGGGGTACTACCCAGTATCTGCCCCTTCGGGTGAACGCCGCGGGGGTGATGCCGATCATCTTTGCGCAGTCCATCATGTTTATCCCGAGCACCATTGCCACCTTCTTCCCCAACAGCGAGGCCATGCAAACCGTGGGCGCCTGGTTTGCCGACCACACGGGGGTGGGCTATTCGCTGCTGTTCGCCGTGTTGATCGTGTTCTTCACGTATTTCTACACGGCCATCGCCGTCAACCCCAAGGATATGGCCGACACCATGAAGCGTCAGGGGGGGTTTATACCCGGCATTCGGCCGGGCAAGCAGACGGCGGATTTCATCGACAACATCCTGACCCGGATCACGCTGCCGGGCTCGATCTTTTTGGCTTTGGTGGCGATTTTGCCCGCCGTTGCCGTGCGGGTGGGGATTACACCGGGCTTTGCGCAGTTTTACGGGGGCACGAGCCTGTTGATCATCGTGGGCGTGGCCCTGGATACCCTGCGGCAGATCGAAAGCCACCTGCTTATGCGGCACTACGAGGGCTTCAGCCGGGCTGGACGCATCCGCGGGCGGACGGGCTTTTAG
- the rpsD gene encoding 30S ribosomal protein S4, giving the protein MARYRGPKQKIARRYREPLFGPNKALERKPYPPGQHGPNRRGKVSEYAVQLAEKQKAKFIYGLLERQFRNLFEKAQRRKGNTGENLLQLLEARLDNTVYRLGFARTRAQARQLVVHRHIMVNGQVVNIPSYTLKPGDIVQVRPKSQQLQVIREALQRTRRQFPWLEVDRKTLTGKFLELPSREDIPENLKESLIVELYSK; this is encoded by the coding sequence ATGGCACGTTATCGAGGTCCCAAGCAGAAGATCGCGCGACGGTATCGGGAGCCGCTCTTCGGCCCCAATAAGGCCTTGGAGCGCAAGCCCTACCCGCCAGGGCAGCACGGGCCCAACCGAAGGGGTAAGGTATCCGAGTACGCCGTGCAGTTGGCCGAAAAACAAAAGGCCAAATTCATCTACGGGCTTCTGGAACGGCAGTTCCGCAACCTCTTCGAAAAAGCCCAGCGCCGCAAGGGCAACACGGGCGAAAATCTGCTGCAGCTGCTAGAGGCGCGGCTGGACAACACGGTCTATCGTCTGGGGTTTGCCCGCACGCGGGCGCAGGCCCGACAGCTGGTCGTGCACCGACATATCATGGTGAACGGCCAGGTGGTCAATATTCCCTCTTACACCCTCAAACCCGGCGACATCGTGCAGGTGCGCCCCAAGAGCCAACAGCTGCAGGTGATCCGGGAAGCGCTCCAGCGCACCCGGCGGCAGTTCCCCTGGTTGGAGGTGGACCGCAAAACGCTCACCGGCAAGTTCCTGGAGCTGCCGTCCCGGGAGGATATTCCAGAAAACCTCAAGGAATCGCTCATCGTCGAGCTCTACTCCAAGTAA
- the rplO gene encoding 50S ribosomal protein L15 — protein MELHNLRYAPGSRRKRKRVGRGESSGHGKTAGRGTKGQRSRSGDRAMPAHFEGGQMPLGRRVPKVGFRSPFRVVYRVISVGQLEALLASGRLQADRITPEVLMQHGLARKRDRIKILGDGELTRALRVEAHAASASARRKIEAAGGQFVPIAS, from the coding sequence ATGGAGTTGCATAACCTGCGCTATGCGCCCGGATCGCGCCGTAAGCGCAAGCGCGTCGGGCGCGGAGAGAGTTCTGGACATGGCAAGACCGCTGGCCGGGGCACCAAAGGGCAGCGATCCCGCAGCGGAGATCGAGCCATGCCCGCCCACTTCGAGGGCGGCCAGATGCCCCTGGGGCGTCGTGTGCCCAAGGTGGGTTTTCGCAGTCCCTTTCGGGTCGTCTATCGCGTGATCTCGGTGGGGCAGTTGGAAGCGCTGCTGGCCTCAGGCCGTTTGCAGGCCGACCGCATCACCCCGGAAGTGCTCATGCAGCATGGACTGGCCCGAAAGCGGGACCGGATCAAGATCCTGGGGGATGGCGAGCTCACGCGGGCCCTCCGTGTTGAAGCCCATGCGGCCAGCGCTTCGGCCCGGCGGAAGATCGAAGCGGCCGGTGGGCAATTTGTGCCCATCGCCTCATAG
- the serA gene encoding phosphoglycerate dehydrogenase: MRVLLADHVDPVCAQVLRDRGFEVRELAEAGPEAWRELLVEADALIVRSAVQVTAELMRAAPRLKVIGRAGVGVDNIDLEAATRQGILVLNAPDANTISAAEHTCALILALARHIPQADASMKAGRWDRRAFLGVELYGKTLGIIGLGKIGREVASRMRAFGMRLLGYDPMLAPEVAASIGVELADLETVLAQADFLTLHTPLTEQTRNLLNRARLAQTKPGVRIINCARGGIVREEDLLEALESGHVAGAALDVFSQEPPGEALGALIRHPRVITTPHIGASTEEAQHKVARQIAEAVADALLGRAVRNAVNGMAIQLAMNEEVQPYLRLAEQMGRLLAGFLRGQLRRVHVRYVGERIRRFPEVLTVALLKGLLSEWLSEPVNYINAPVLAEQMGLGVRQELDSAVDNYTNLLELLYESTQERRLLAGTVFGKDVRIVRVDEYPLELRPEGHLLFYHNLDRPGMLARVGAMLAEAGINIAALSLGRLAPGSAALTVIVTDQPISEAVQERLRGLEGVWDVRVVTMA, encoded by the coding sequence ATGCGCGTATTGCTTGCCGATCACGTCGATCCGGTCTGCGCTCAGGTGTTGCGGGATCGAGGGTTTGAGGTCCGGGAGCTTGCCGAAGCCGGCCCGGAGGCTTGGCGAGAGCTCCTGGTGGAAGCCGACGCGCTGATCGTGCGCTCCGCCGTTCAGGTTACGGCGGAGCTCATGCGCGCTGCGCCGCGGCTTAAGGTGATCGGCCGTGCCGGCGTCGGGGTCGACAACATCGACCTGGAGGCCGCCACGCGACAGGGGATTCTGGTCCTGAACGCACCGGATGCGAACACGATCTCGGCCGCGGAGCACACCTGCGCGCTCATTCTGGCTTTGGCCCGCCACATCCCCCAGGCGGACGCCTCGATGAAGGCCGGCCGGTGGGACCGCAGGGCCTTTTTGGGCGTAGAGCTTTACGGCAAAACGCTGGGCATCATCGGACTGGGCAAAATCGGCCGAGAGGTGGCAAGCCGCATGCGCGCTTTCGGCATGCGCCTGCTTGGCTACGATCCGATGCTCGCCCCAGAGGTGGCGGCCTCCATAGGAGTGGAGCTTGCAGATTTGGAGACCGTATTGGCGCAGGCGGACTTTTTGACCCTGCACACGCCTCTTACGGAACAGACCCGCAACCTGCTTAACCGCGCCCGTCTGGCGCAGACCAAGCCCGGGGTGCGGATCATCAACTGCGCCCGAGGGGGTATTGTGCGAGAGGAGGACCTGCTGGAGGCCCTGGAGTCGGGTCATGTGGCGGGGGCCGCGTTGGACGTCTTCAGCCAAGAGCCCCCGGGGGAGGCATTGGGCGCGCTCATCCGTCATCCCCGCGTGATCACCACCCCTCATATAGGGGCCTCTACCGAGGAGGCGCAGCACAAGGTGGCGCGACAGATCGCCGAGGCCGTAGCCGACGCCCTGTTGGGGCGCGCGGTGCGCAACGCCGTAAACGGGATGGCCATTCAACTGGCCATGAACGAAGAGGTGCAACCCTACCTGCGGCTGGCGGAGCAGATGGGCAGGCTGCTAGCGGGCTTTCTGCGCGGACAGCTGCGTCGGGTGCACGTGCGCTACGTCGGAGAGCGGATCCGGCGCTTCCCGGAGGTGCTGACCGTGGCCCTGCTGAAGGGGCTTTTAAGCGAATGGCTGTCGGAGCCCGTAAACTACATCAACGCTCCCGTGCTGGCCGAACAGATGGGGCTGGGGGTTCGTCAGGAGCTTGATTCGGCGGTCGACAACTACACGAACTTGCTCGAACTCCTCTACGAGAGCACGCAGGAAAGGCGCCTGCTGGCCGGAACCGTCTTCGGCAAGGACGTGCGCATCGTGCGCGTCGACGAATACCCCCTTGAGCTGCGCCCCGAGGGGCATCTGCTCTTCTACCATAACCTGGATCGACCGGGGATGTTGGCCCGGGTGGGGGCGATGCTGGCCGAGGCGGGCATTAACATCGCGGCCCTCTCCTTGGGCCGGCTTGCCCCCGGATCGGCGGCCCTGACCGTGATCGTGACCGATCAGCCCATATCCGAAGCCGTCCAAGAGCGGTTGCGAGGCTTAGAGGGGGTCTGGGATGTGCGCGTGGTGACGATGGCGTAG
- the rpsK gene encoding 30S ribosomal protein S11, whose protein sequence is MAKQQSRGSTRKKKLHVEPHGQAHVQATFNNTIVTITDNYGNTIAWSSAGRVGFKGSRKSTPYAAQMAAQAAAREAYEAGLRKVDVFVKGPGSGREAAIRALHTAGLEIATIRDVTPIPHNGCRPPKRRRV, encoded by the coding sequence ATGGCCAAGCAACAGAGTAGGGGGAGCACCCGGAAAAAGAAGTTGCATGTGGAGCCCCATGGTCAGGCCCATGTTCAGGCCACCTTCAACAACACCATCGTGACGATCACGGACAATTACGGCAACACGATCGCGTGGTCCTCAGCCGGACGCGTAGGGTTTAAGGGGTCGCGCAAAAGCACCCCCTATGCCGCCCAGATGGCCGCGCAGGCCGCGGCTCGGGAGGCCTATGAGGCGGGATTGCGCAAAGTGGACGTCTTCGTTAAAGGCCCCGGCTCGGGCCGGGAGGCCGCGATTCGCGCCCTGCACACGGCCGGTCTGGAGATCGCCACGATTCGGGATGTGACGCCGATTCCCCACAACGGGTGCCGTCCCCCCAAACGGCGTCGGGTCTAA
- the rplQ gene encoding 50S ribosomal protein L17, which translates to MRHGVKGRKLGRTAEHRRATLAALSRALIQHKRIITTLAKAKELRRVIEPIITRAKLDSTHNRRIAFAFLQDKRAIQELFGSVAPKAKERPGGYTRVVRLGRRQGDGAEMAVIELVDFNDVKPTQPGTRRKRTRRGGGKSRSGGAGKPPEAASPTGSSSPSEPVQPEA; encoded by the coding sequence ATGCGACACGGGGTAAAAGGACGGAAACTGGGGCGCACAGCCGAGCATCGGCGCGCCACCTTGGCGGCGCTTTCGCGTGCGCTCATCCAGCATAAGCGCATTATCACCACCCTGGCCAAGGCCAAGGAGCTGCGGCGGGTGATCGAGCCCATCATCACGCGCGCCAAACTTGACAGCACGCACAACCGGCGCATCGCCTTCGCTTTTCTACAAGACAAAAGGGCGATTCAGGAGCTCTTTGGCTCGGTGGCTCCGAAAGCCAAGGAGCGGCCAGGGGGCTATACGCGTGTCGTTCGTCTGGGCCGACGCCAGGGCGACGGGGCGGAGATGGCCGTAATCGAGCTGGTGGACTTTAACGACGTCAAGCCCACTCAGCCGGGAACACGCCGCAAGCGTACGCGCCGCGGAGGCGGTAAGTCCCGAAGCGGTGGGGCAGGCAAGCCCCCTGAGGCCGCCAGTCCGACGGGCTCCTCTAGCCCCTCTGAGCCGGTCCAGCCGGAGGCGTAA
- a CDS encoding alanine--glyoxylate aminotransferase family protein, with the protein MYKMRLFTPGPTPVPESVLLALARPVLHHRHAEFRALFAEHNRLLGYLFQTEQPVLSLTCSGTGAMEAAVVHAMRQGAKALYVAAGKFGERWGEILRAYGLRAVPLAIPWGQAPAPEQLEEALRRHPDVRAVFLTHSETSTGTWMDVRALAESVRRTVPEALVIVDGITAVGAHELRMDLWDLDVVITGSQKGVMVPPGLAYIALSARAWERARESDLPRYYFDLLAARQAYEQGDTPWTPAVSLIVAACEALRRIAEEGLENVWSRHARLARAFRAGAQAIGLRLASAQPSNALTALWLPDGVSWEALNQALKRRGLTVAEGQGPWRGRVFRVSHLGYYDAFDMLAAMAAIEEALQELDYPFEPGSGVVALQRALLETEQEA; encoded by the coding sequence ATGTATAAAATGCGTCTTTTTACGCCGGGCCCCACGCCGGTGCCCGAGTCGGTGCTGCTAGCCCTGGCGCGGCCGGTGCTGCATCATCGGCATGCGGAGTTTCGCGCGTTGTTCGCGGAACACAACCGCCTGCTTGGCTACCTGTTTCAAACCGAACAGCCCGTGCTGAGTCTGACCTGCTCCGGAACAGGGGCCATGGAGGCGGCCGTGGTGCACGCCATGCGCCAGGGGGCCAAGGCCCTGTATGTGGCGGCGGGCAAGTTCGGGGAACGATGGGGCGAGATCCTAAGGGCCTACGGGTTAAGAGCTGTGCCCTTGGCGATACCCTGGGGGCAGGCGCCCGCGCCGGAGCAGCTCGAGGAGGCCCTACGGCGGCATCCCGACGTGCGGGCCGTCTTCCTTACGCACAGCGAGACCTCCACGGGCACCTGGATGGACGTGCGCGCGCTGGCGGAGTCCGTGCGCCGCACGGTCCCGGAGGCGCTCGTCATAGTCGACGGCATCACGGCCGTGGGCGCCCATGAGCTGCGCATGGATCTGTGGGATCTGGACGTAGTCATCACGGGCTCTCAGAAGGGCGTTATGGTGCCGCCTGGGCTGGCGTACATCGCTTTAAGCGCGCGAGCCTGGGAACGGGCCCGCGAAAGCGACCTGCCCCGCTACTATTTTGATCTGCTCGCCGCACGCCAGGCCTACGAGCAAGGGGACACCCCCTGGACGCCGGCCGTGAGCCTGATCGTGGCGGCCTGTGAGGCGCTGCGGCGCATCGCCGAGGAAGGGCTAGAAAACGTCTGGAGTCGGCATGCCCGGCTGGCGCGAGCGTTTCGAGCCGGCGCACAGGCCATCGGCTTGCGGCTTGCTTCGGCTCAGCCCTCAAATGCCCTCACGGCCCTTTGGCTGCCGGACGGCGTTTCCTGGGAGGCCTTGAATCAAGCCCTCAAGCGCCGCGGCCTTACGGTCGCCGAGGGGCAGGGGCCCTGGAGGGGGCGCGTATTTCGGGTCTCGCATCTAGGCTATTACGACGCCTTCGACATGCTGGCCGCTATGGCCGCCATAGAGGAAGCCCTGCAGGAGCTGGACTACCCCTTCGAGCCCGGATCGGGGGTTGTAGCGCTACAGCGGGCTCTGTTAGAGACCGAGCAGGAAGCTTAG
- the rpsE gene encoding 30S ribosomal protein S5, whose product MSAKRSQFIKPGELNLRDRLVTVKRVAKVVQGGRRFSFSALVVVGDGQGHVGIGKGKAREVNDAVAKAVENAKKHIVRVPILRGTVPHEAIGKFGAAKVLLKPALPGTGVIASGPVRAVLESAGYTDILTKSLGSRNPHNVVKATLKALEQIEDPVSVAQRRSIPLHKVFHG is encoded by the coding sequence ATGTCAGCCAAACGCAGCCAATTCATCAAACCCGGCGAGCTTAACCTGCGGGATCGCCTGGTGACCGTCAAGCGGGTGGCCAAGGTCGTGCAGGGCGGTCGTCGGTTCTCCTTTAGCGCTCTTGTGGTTGTAGGAGACGGGCAGGGCCATGTGGGGATCGGCAAGGGCAAGGCGCGCGAAGTCAACGACGCCGTGGCCAAGGCCGTCGAGAACGCCAAAAAGCACATCGTGCGCGTCCCTATCTTGCGGGGGACCGTTCCGCATGAGGCCATAGGCAAATTCGGCGCGGCCAAAGTCCTGCTTAAGCCGGCTCTGCCTGGTACGGGAGTGATCGCAAGCGGCCCTGTGCGCGCGGTCCTGGAGAGCGCCGGCTATACGGACATCCTGACGAAATCGCTGGGTTCTCGCAATCCGCACAACGTGGTCAAGGCCACCCTGAAGGCCTTGGAGCAGATAGAAGACCCGGTTTCTGTGGCGCAACGTCGGAGCATACCGCTGCACAAGGTGTTTCATGGTTAG
- a CDS encoding DNA-directed RNA polymerase subunit alpha codes for MSYHIQMPNSVRLEESSPTFGRFIMQPLERGYGVTIGNALRRVLLSSLPGVAFIGVRIAGVLHEFATVPGVIEDVADIVLNLKAVRLRKLVDQPSGRIQLKVKGPKHFRAGDIAFATREYEILNPEQPIATLDRDGELELELLVGEGKGYVPAEDNKLPDHPIGLIAMDAIFTPIKNVRYVVENTRVGQRTDYEKLILEVTTDGSIRPDMALSYAAQILREHLEMFIHFDKAPVLNKAAEGPGSSSAAASASGGQEDEAEVQRIRNLLRMSVDELELSVRAQNCLKAANIRTIADLVQYDEKRMLSFRNFGKKSLAEIVEALRERGLSFGMDVRRYLEPESK; via the coding sequence ATGAGCTACCATATCCAGATGCCGAATAGTGTGCGCTTGGAGGAGTCGAGCCCCACGTTCGGGCGCTTCATCATGCAACCGTTGGAGCGCGGTTACGGGGTAACGATCGGCAACGCGTTGCGGCGCGTGCTCCTGTCCTCTTTGCCGGGCGTGGCCTTCATAGGGGTTCGCATCGCAGGCGTCTTACATGAGTTCGCCACCGTTCCGGGGGTCATCGAAGATGTGGCCGATATCGTGCTCAACCTTAAGGCGGTGCGGCTGCGCAAGCTCGTGGACCAACCCTCGGGTCGCATTCAGCTAAAAGTTAAGGGCCCCAAGCATTTCCGAGCCGGGGATATCGCCTTCGCAACTCGGGAGTACGAAATCCTCAACCCCGAGCAGCCGATCGCGACCCTGGACCGGGATGGAGAGCTGGAGCTGGAGCTCCTCGTGGGGGAGGGCAAAGGATACGTACCGGCCGAGGACAACAAATTGCCGGATCACCCCATCGGGCTCATCGCCATGGACGCTATCTTCACCCCCATCAAAAATGTTCGCTACGTGGTGGAGAATACCCGCGTGGGGCAGCGCACGGACTACGAAAAGCTTATCTTGGAGGTGACCACCGACGGCTCCATCCGGCCCGATATGGCCCTGAGCTACGCCGCGCAGATTCTGCGCGAGCATCTGGAGATGTTCATCCATTTTGACAAAGCGCCCGTGCTCAACAAGGCGGCCGAGGGCCCTGGTTCTAGTTCGGCCGCCGCTTCGGCCTCTGGGGGGCAGGAGGACGAAGCCGAGGTCCAGCGCATTCGCAATCTGCTTCGGATGAGCGTCGATGAGCTGGAGCTCTCCGTGCGGGCGCAAAATTGCCTCAAAGCAGCCAATATCCGCACCATAGCGGACCTGGTGCAGTACGACGAAAAACGCATGCTAAGCTTTCGCAACTTCGGCAAAAAATCCCTGGCCGAAATCGTAGAAGCCCTACGGGAACGCGGCCTGAGTTTCGGCATGGATGTGCGGCGGTATCTAGAGCCGGAGTCGAAATAA
- the infA gene encoding translation initiation factor IF-1, protein MGKQPVIKQDGTILEALPNAQFRVRLESGHEVLAHISGKMRMHFIRILPGDKVTVELSPYDLSRGRIVYRYK, encoded by the coding sequence ATGGGCAAGCAGCCGGTCATTAAACAGGATGGGACAATCCTGGAAGCCCTGCCAAACGCCCAGTTTCGGGTGCGTCTAGAGAGCGGTCATGAGGTTTTGGCTCATATCTCCGGCAAGATGCGCATGCATTTTATCCGGATCCTGCCCGGGGACAAGGTGACCGTCGAGCTCAGCCCGTATGACTTGAGCCGAGGACGTATCGTGTATCGCTATAAATAA
- the rpsM gene encoding 30S ribosomal protein S13, producing the protein MARIAGVEIPRDKRGVISLTYIYGIGRSSAEKILAKAQVDPHKRVKDWTDEELARIREIINNEYKVEGPLRTEVQMNIKRLMDIGCYRGLRHRKGLPVRGQRTRTNARTRKGKRKTVAGKKKAPKK; encoded by the coding sequence ATGGCGCGGATTGCTGGTGTGGAGATCCCGCGGGATAAGCGCGGGGTGATCAGTCTGACCTACATCTATGGGATAGGCCGCTCCAGCGCCGAAAAGATCTTGGCCAAGGCCCAGGTTGATCCCCATAAGCGCGTCAAAGACTGGACGGACGAGGAACTGGCCCGGATCCGGGAGATCATCAACAACGAGTACAAGGTCGAGGGCCCGTTGCGGACCGAAGTCCAGATGAACATCAAACGGCTCATGGACATCGGCTGCTATCGAGGCCTGCGTCACCGCAAAGGGCTGCCCGTTCGGGGCCAGCGCACGCGCACCAACGCCCGCACGCGCAAAGGCAAACGCAAGACCGTGGCCGGAAAGAAGAAAGCGCCCAAGAAGTAA
- the map gene encoding type I methionyl aminopeptidase: MIAIKSEREIERIRAACELVGRTLAEVAQRIVPGVRTRDLDAIAEAYIRDHGGIPAFKGYRVGGRRFPAALCISVNDEVVHGIPGDRVLVYGDIVSVDCGVLLEGYYGDSAYTFVVGETSPENERLLRVTYEALYKGIAQAVPGHTVGHIGAAIQAHVEAHGFHVVRDLVGHGIGRHLHEEPPVPNYGRPGEGPRLVAGMTLAIEPMVNRGTWKVKTRKDGWTIATADGSPSAHFEHVIVVRDQGAEILTTFSYIGQLLASESLPHGQAAGH; encoded by the coding sequence ATGATCGCGATCAAAAGCGAGCGTGAGATCGAGCGCATACGGGCCGCCTGCGAGCTTGTGGGGCGCACCTTGGCCGAGGTGGCGCAACGCATCGTCCCGGGGGTGCGCACACGCGATCTGGACGCAATCGCCGAGGCCTATATCCGCGATCACGGGGGAATTCCGGCCTTTAAGGGCTATCGAGTCGGAGGCCGGCGCTTCCCGGCTGCGCTCTGCATATCCGTAAACGACGAGGTCGTGCACGGCATCCCGGGGGATCGGGTGCTCGTCTATGGAGATATAGTCTCCGTGGACTGCGGGGTCCTGCTGGAGGGTTATTACGGAGACTCGGCTTACACGTTCGTGGTGGGGGAAACGAGTCCTGAAAATGAGCGGCTGTTGCGCGTCACCTACGAGGCCCTCTACAAGGGCATCGCGCAAGCCGTTCCGGGCCACACGGTGGGCCATATCGGGGCGGCCATACAGGCCCACGTGGAGGCGCACGGCTTTCATGTGGTGCGCGACTTGGTTGGCCACGGCATCGGTCGACACCTGCATGAAGAGCCCCCTGTGCCCAACTACGGACGCCCCGGTGAGGGGCCGCGCCTGGTTGCGGGCATGACCTTGGCGATCGAGCCGATGGTCAACCGCGGCACCTGGAAAGTCAAAACACGCAAGGACGGCTGGACGATCGCGACCGCTGACGGCAGCCCGTCGGCGCATTTTGAACATGTAATCGTTGTGCGCGATCAAGGGGCGGAAATTTTGACGACATTTTCGTATATTGGACAGCTTTTAGCTTCGGAAAGCCTCCCCCATGGGCAAGCAGCCGGTCATTAA
- the rpmJ gene encoding 50S ribosomal protein L36 produces MKVRASVKKRSSDDKIVRRKGRIYVINKKNPKHKQRQG; encoded by the coding sequence ATGAAGGTGCGGGCTTCGGTAAAGAAGCGCAGCTCGGACGATAAGATTGTGCGCCGTAAAGGCCGCATCTATGTGATCAACAAGAAGAACCCCAAACACAAGCAGCGGCAGGGGTAA